A DNA window from Zingiber officinale cultivar Zhangliang chromosome 3A, Zo_v1.1, whole genome shotgun sequence contains the following coding sequences:
- the LOC122053255 gene encoding EID1-like F-box protein 2 isoform X2 yields the protein MLVNKMLVPKQYRCTHSATCLCTKGHLSEDAIYLVFQHLNWNPRSIAVMSCVCKWFDEIAKRVFWKEFCRARAPKMMLDMQSCGSHSVDGNWKALGKLLIHCSGCSLFGDDGDVGIFRGMFKSFSVSRVRKMLIDRQAQFHPTQVCPYCKAKLWDMLQAKMIPRSACIRLCAYDDSIECFVCLNGHMLGACTLLPLSDSEEASDID from the exons ATGCTTGTTAATAAGATGTTGGTGCCGAAACAGTATCGTTGCACACACTCAGCTACATGCTTATGCACAAAAGGTCACTTGAGCGAGGATGCAATCTACCTTGTCTTCCAACATCTGAACTGGAACCCTAGATCGATTGCAGTAATGTCTTGTGTTTGCAAATGGTTTGATGAGATTGCCAAGCGTGTCTTCTGGAAGGAGTTTTGCCGGGCAAGGGCCCCCAAAATGATGCTGGATATGCAGTCATGTGGGAGTCACAGTGTTGATGGAAACTGGAAAGCACTTGGAAAGCTTCTTATTCATTGTTCAGGTTGCAGTCTCTTTG GTGATGATGGTGATGTAGGAATCTTTCGTGGTATGTTCAAGTCGTTTTCGGTGTCGAGGGTAAGAAAGATGCTTATCGATAGGCAGGCCCAATTCCATCCGACGCAGGTGTGTCCATATTGCAAGGCAAAATTGTGGGATATGTTGCAGGCCAAGATGATACCCAGGAGTGCTTGCATCAGGCTGTGTGCTTACGATGACAGCATCGAGTGTTTTGTATGTCTCAATGGGCACATGTTAGGTGCATGCACTCTGCTGCCACTATCTGACTCTGAGGAGGCATCAGATATTGACTGA
- the LOC122050867 gene encoding UDP-glycosyltransferase 83A1-like — protein MGLPHVLALPFPAQGHVIPLMELCYCLVDHGFKVTFVNTEFNHKRVIAVLSAESTVRQLALVSVPDGLGEEDDPHDLVRQTEALQNTMPRCLEELIEKSNETGEPMTCMLVDEGMGWALEVGRKKGLRSAAFWPAAAQMLAAILSITELISRGVLDADDSADVCPDDFKDRVGNRGMMVAWAPQQKVLAHPFVGCFVSHCGWNSTMEGVRNGKLFLCWPYFANQFLNQSYICDHWKVGLSLTPDESGIVKREQLKSKVEALLGDAEMSARASSLKEKAQSNTDQGGTSFHSLKRFIDTIKAANP, from the coding sequence ATGGGCTTGCCACATGTTCTTGCCTTGCCTTTCCCTGCTCAAGGCCATGTCATTCCCCTCATGGAGCTCTGCTACTGCTTGGTGGATCATGGCTTCAAGGTCACCTTCGTCAACACTGAATTCAACCACAAGCGCGTCATCGCCGTGTTGTCGGCAGAGAGCACCGTGCGCCAGCTCGCTCTGGTCTCGGTTCCTGATGGATTAGGGGAGGAGGATGATCCGCACGATCTGGTGAGGCAAACGGAAGCACTCCAGAACACCATGCCTCGGTGCTTAGAGGAACTAATCGAGAAGAGCAACGAGACGGGGGAGCCGATGACTTGCATGTTGGTGGACGAGGGCATGGGATGGGCTCTCGAGGTTGGCCGGAAGAAGGGTCTCAGATCTGCCGCGTTCTGGCCGGCGGCTGCCCAGATGCTGGCCGCGATCCTGAGCATAACAGAGTTGATTTCAAGAGGCGTCCTTGATGCAGATGACTCGGCCGACGTTTGTCCGGATGACTTCAAAGACCGCGTGGGAAACAGAGGGATGATGGTGGCTTGGGCGCCGCAGCAGAAGGTGCTGGCCCACCCTTTTGTCGGTTGCTTTGTGTCTCACTGCGGCTGGAACTCCACCATGGAAGGCGTCAGGAACGGGAAGCTCTTCCTTTGCTGGCCATACTTCGCAAACCAGTTTCTGAACCAGAGCTACATTTGCGACCATTGGAAGGTGGGTCTGAGCTTGACGCCTGACGAGAGCGGGATCGTCAAGCGTGAACAGCTCAAATCCAAGGTGGAAGCGCTGCTGGGGGATGCGGAGATGAGTGCAAGAGCGTCGTCGTTGAAGGAGAAAGCTCAAAGCAATACTGACCAAGGAGGGACTTCATTCCACAGTCTCAAGAGGTTCATCGACACTATCAAGGCGGCGAATCCTTAA
- the LOC122053255 gene encoding EID1-like F-box protein 2 isoform X1: MLVNKMLVPKQYRCTHSATCLCTKGHLSEDAIYLVFQHLNWNPRSIAVMSCVCKWFDEIAKRVFWKEFCRARAPKMMLDMQSCGSHSVDGNWKALGKLLIHCSGCSLFGIAHVPGHFVYRTRFSRTSGKSFLLPQCRTDVLYVSDPCEHLDQGDDGDVGIFRGMFKSFSVSRVRKMLIDRQAQFHPTQVCPYCKAKLWDMLQAKMIPRSACIRLCAYDDSIECFVCLNGHMLGACTLLPLSDSEEASDID, from the coding sequence ATGCTTGTTAATAAGATGTTGGTGCCGAAACAGTATCGTTGCACACACTCAGCTACATGCTTATGCACAAAAGGTCACTTGAGCGAGGATGCAATCTACCTTGTCTTCCAACATCTGAACTGGAACCCTAGATCGATTGCAGTAATGTCTTGTGTTTGCAAATGGTTTGATGAGATTGCCAAGCGTGTCTTCTGGAAGGAGTTTTGCCGGGCAAGGGCCCCCAAAATGATGCTGGATATGCAGTCATGTGGGAGTCACAGTGTTGATGGAAACTGGAAAGCACTTGGAAAGCTTCTTATTCATTGTTCAGGTTGCAGTCTCTTTGGTATTGCCCATGTCCCAGGTCACTTTGTTTATAGGACTAGGTTTTCTAGGACTTCGGGGAAAAGCTTTCTTCTTCCACAATGTAGGACAGATGTTTTGTATGTGTCTGACCCATGTGAACACCTTGATCAAGGTGATGATGGTGATGTAGGAATCTTTCGTGGTATGTTCAAGTCGTTTTCGGTGTCGAGGGTAAGAAAGATGCTTATCGATAGGCAGGCCCAATTCCATCCGACGCAGGTGTGTCCATATTGCAAGGCAAAATTGTGGGATATGTTGCAGGCCAAGATGATACCCAGGAGTGCTTGCATCAGGCTGTGTGCTTACGATGACAGCATCGAGTGTTTTGTATGTCTCAATGGGCACATGTTAGGTGCATGCACTCTGCTGCCACTATCTGACTCTGAGGAGGCATCAGATATTGACTGA